One Panthera leo isolate Ple1 chromosome B1, P.leo_Ple1_pat1.1, whole genome shotgun sequence DNA window includes the following coding sequences:
- the LCORL gene encoding ligand-dependent nuclear receptor corepressor-like protein isoform X5: MKKMIRQFAIEYISKSGKIQENRNGSIGPSLICKSIQMNQAENSLQEEQEGPLDLTVNRMQEQNTQQGDGVLDLSTKKTSIKSEESSICDPSSENSMAGSTVDAKSEEATKMEKGKSALSKVLESLCIHHQQQVLAMLKFLVQEQNAASLCYCNTSYTVSSESQKPLIEDDLHGLFCSCEYRLAERGCLQNERQSPGVVPLPVCIKDLHCLSCQTITIEHIMTVVNRGIANSYSSHRCCSGLLPNIHSTKSTFHTPLSSRDVCDVSVSLKDVCRSRSPSPPPLSPVQTEGFEKLKDVVSELSALENNRLEININQPPSLTPAEINSDKTDHEGKIHKTKKFSNSDSLLLEGSGNCTTNQEKGETTVIFQDLMDRINEKLKSIETTDMGNLVKLSSSDCNTDNDLKLRDLIASLLHNAKASDYSFMELLSQHDKKVENKIIQTRFRKRQETLLSVHNSPDSPTFRRQSLQIKRELASLDENFVRKKYTEKNSRKLTRNDEIFSMDREEFCHCQGSLQNSKSLQENNHAETFSPDCALQSLQLPLHSLETNLAFDAFSESFKTTSPGKMSITKLQEKSAPGKRLLQNHRKNPKLENTKTPLKSDVPGLLSRTKRHIVPPGWYSIYVTNNYVFKKSPKAKKISDSVKKKDPVKNTQIESPHNIDLNKIAMNSNLQVVVERLEDTINMAKKSWNNHSLSEGCKTSKKLIEIDGKDQDAGRNMTLTVSRMTCKEQSLSKSVVAASNIKSNHIPTIDLNSKRLDNLGNSSILDTSSLISGVQNVPTKYEAIESSFSSYSSPIKLMFLSEVKSSEGVKYTLTSVGTSKSNADLPSEKYPSHDAIEKQPETNEDIPDANFENYSSSHNGSDTLQGELNKFNCAKETTESPAMFIDDVNSDKPQDKPKENPSNDTDSSFKRKPGRPKKIGPQVVKQIKRPIGRPPKPKTDQTDITICQNESSSTGKKSPESLLSEVKEGIYKKSITVTVIYGRSRRTKRHVSEGTVNISNVISFSNNADFPTECNSLRNIREYKIDSGERSAISTLTTESEILGSGFEYIRPIKNKSVIPQPSKNIIRPNQKPFAVIRKPGRPAKVKISGISVTINRVSPQEREVSISSCLPPLEQENILEKNLAEEKYDHQCNKMDARHTEAAIFKNGSKSMVAAIPLRHSIRDRKPSLHLVHPLASSSSLIYRNTLLRKSYKLHLQKGKSEKEKHRQSRIKIASKGTPGPRNSKNAKMCLEDNKLIPISEVSLDPIISSNPLLRWWAASTSNDSLLEELNNRFEQITNAWVQVSGDEAENCVHKKRECIESDNFKIANPLETCLLELEVSPVKMLFRKKYDLNELCIWFMQTTETQSLSLVRKANARNPLEVINTRGIKLGTKYSHFNTSPFRKHFKKFALSSPSKSAGKLHILHKIVSSPLLNVRSNLTLARLKRTEFKRLQHERWKREGKPHNRGTVDWISKRRNLRFFCQNQFLKKTEGGTNADIPLQGKNTIDNQFILPPEIRDDSLQQKVAMSDLKTHANLENNFKTEAKENGTNCSQKGFEKGSRLGNVCPHNWRSKTLKDCRIFLRKINYLEHKNTFKLNTIIYSPESIGSGTNHQTHIEESKRFTLRSHSARQNSFKKQSKEIEYAKTNSPSTDKFPGQLDNSRLNKCVNYDKNPDSSDVLSKLNKRKRPPWKTTEMSTKRHKRQSCNSGQMANYYSKSQLASRPALSI; this comes from the exons ttcaacTGTTGATGCAAAATCAGAGGAAGCtactaaaatggaaaaaggaaaatcagcATTAAGCAAAGTTTTGGAATCTTTGTGCATACATCACCAGCAACAAGTCTTGGCCATGTTGAAATTTCTAGTCCAAGAGCAAAATGCTGCTTCTCTTTGCTATTGTAATACATCATATACTGTGTCTTCAGAATCTCAAAAGCCCCTAATTGAAGATGATTTACATGGTCTATTCTGTAGTTGTGAATATAGGCTGGCAGAAAGAGGGtgtttacaaaatgaaagacaaagccCTGGTGTTGTGCCTCTGCCAGTCTGTATTAAAGATTTACATTGTTTATCTTGCCAAACTATAACTATTGAACACATTATGACAGTAGTGAATAGAGGAATTGCAAACAGTTATAGTTCTCACAGGTGCTGTTCTGGACTATTACCAAACATTCACTCTACAAAATCAACCTTTCACACTCCTCTTTCATCAAGGGACGTATGTGATGTTTCAGTCAGTCTTAAGGATGTTTGTAGATCTCGAAGTCCATCACCCCCACCATTATCACCTGTACAGACGGAaggatttgaaaaattaaaagatgttgTCTCAGAGCTCTCAGCCTTAGAAAATAACAGActtgaaataaacattaaccagcctccctctctcacaccaGCAGAAATAAACAGTGACAAGACTGATCACGaaggtaaaatacataaaactaaaaaattcagcAACTCGGATTCTTTGCTCCTGGAAGGCAGTGGTAATTGTACTACAAATCAGGAAAAAGGTGAAACTACTGTAATTTTTCAAGATTTAATGGATCgtattaatgaaaaattaaaatcaatagaAACTACAGATATGGGAAACCTTGTAAAATTATCTAGCAGTGATTGTAATACagataatgatttaaaattaagAGATTTAATAGCCTCTCTCTTGCATAATGCCAAGGCCAGTGATTACAGTTttatggaattgctgagtcaacaTGATAAAAAGGTAGAGAATAAAATTATTCAGACAAGATTTCGAAAGCGTCAAGAAACTTTACTTTCAGTGCACAACTCTCCTGATTCACCCACGTTTAGAAGGCAGTCTTtgcaaataaaaagagaacttgCCAGTCTTGATGaaaattttgtaagaaaaaaatacactgaaaaaaattcaaggaagTTGACACGCAACGATGAGATATTTTCAATGGACAGAGAAGAATTCTGTCATTGCCAAGGGTCTTTACAAAATTCTAAAAGCTTGCAAGAAAATAATCATGCAGAAACATTTTCACCAGATTGTGCATTGCAGTCATTGCAACTACCTCTTCATAGTTTAGAAACTAACTTAGCTTTTGATGCATTTTCAGAAAGCTTTAAGACAACTTCCCCTGGGAAAATGAGCATAACAAAATTACAGGAGAAATCTGCACCTGGGAAAAGACTTTTGCAAAATCACAGGAAGAATCCAAAACTGGAGAATACCAAAACTCCTTTGAAAAGTGATGTTCCTGGACTTTTGAGCAGAACTAAACGACATATTGTGCCCCCAGGATGGTATTCTATATATGTAAcaaataattatgttttcaaaaaatccCCTAAGGCCAAAAAAATTTCtgattctgtaaaaaaaaaagatccagtgAAAAATACTCAAATTGAAAGCCCACACAATATAGATCTAAACAAAATTGCAATGAATTCCAATTTACAAGTTGTTGTGGAACGTTTGGAAGATACAATAAATATGGCCAAAAAGTCTTGGAATAATCACTCATTATCTGAAGGATGTAAGACATCCAAGAAATTGATAGAAATTGATGGTAAAGATCAAGATGCAGGAAGAAACATGACTCTAACTGTAAGCAGAATGACATGCAAAGAGCAGAGTTTATCAAAATCTGTGGTAGCAGCCAGTAATATCAAAAGCAATCATATACCTACAATAGATTTGAATAGCAAAAGACTTGATAATCTGGGAAATTCATCTATTTTAGATACGAGTAGCTTGATTTCCGGTGTTCAAAATGTGCCAACAAAATACGAGGCCATTGAAAGCTCTTTTTCCAGCTATTCTAGTCCTATCAAACTCATGTTTTTATCTGAGGTTAAAAGCAGTGAAGGAGTCAAATATACTTTAACTTCAGTCGGTACTTCCAAGTCAAATGCTGATCTTCCTTCTGAAAAATATCCAAGTCATGATGCAATTGAAAAACAACCAGAAACAAATGAGGATATCCCAGATGCTAACTTTGAAAATTATAGTTCTAGTCATAATGGTAGTGACACTCTTCAGGGAGAACTAAACAAATTTAATTGTGCAAAAGAAACTACAGAATCCCCTGCAATGTTTATAGATGATGTGAACAGTGATAAGCCACAAGACAAACCTAAGGAAAATCCAAGCAATGATACTGATTCATCTTTTAAACGAAAACCAGGTAGACCTAAAAAGATAGGTCCCCAGGTTGTGAAACAAATTAAGCGGCCAATTGGAAGACCACCAAAACCTAAAACCGATCAAACAGACATCACCATTTGCCAAAATGAATCGTCTAGTACTGGAAAGAAAAGTCCAGAATCCCTCCTATCAGAAGTGAAAGAAGGTATCTATAAAAAGAGTATTACCGTAACTGTTATTTATGGAAGATCAAGAAGAACTAAAAGGCATGTTTCTGAAGGAACTGTAAACATAAGCAATGTTATATCTTTCAGCAATAATGCTGATTTTCCAACTGAATGTAATAGTCTCAGAAATATTAGAGAATACAAAATTGACTCAGGTGAAAGAAGTGCTATTTCAACTTTGACTACTGAAAGTGAGATCTTGGGGTCTGGCTTTGAATATATTAGGCCCATCAAGAACAAGTCTGTGATACCTCAACCTTCCAAGAACATTATCCGACCAAATCAGAAGCCTTTTGCAGTAATTAGGAAGCCTGGTAGACCTGCAAAAGTGAAAATCTCTGGCATATCTGTGACTATTAATAGAGTTTCACCTCAGGAGAGAGAAGTAAGTATTAGCAGCTGTTTGCCTCCTTtagaacaagaaaatatattagagaaaaatctgGCTGAAGAAAAGTATGATCACCAATGCAATAAGATGGACGCAAGGCACACTGAAGCTGCAATATTTAAGAATGGATCAAAAAGTATGGTTGCTGCTATACCTTTGAGACATTCTATTAGGGATAGAAAGCCATCTCTCCATCTCGTACATCCATTAGCATCTTCCAGCTCACTTATTTATAGAAATACTCTGCTCCGTAAATCATATAAACTCCATTTGCAGAAAGGtaaaagtgagaaggaaaaacatAGGCAGTCAAGGATAAAAATAGCTTCAAAAGGTACCCCTGGACCTAGAAattcaaagaatgcaaaaatgtgTTTGGAAGATAACAAATTAATACCCATTTCTGAAGTATCCTTGGACCCTATAATTTCATCAAACCCTTTGCTCAGGTGGTGGGCTGCTTCTACTTCAAATGATTCCTTATTAGAGGAATTAAACAATAGATTTGAGCAAATAACAAATGCTTGGGTGCAAGTGAGTGGAGATGAAGCTGAAAACTGTgttcataaaaaaagagaatgcattGAAAGTGATAATTTCAAAATAGCAAACCCTTTGGAAACCTGTCTTTTAGAACTTGAAGTTTCACCTGTAAAAATGCTTTTTCGGAAAAAGTATGATTTGAATGAACTCTGTATCTGGTTTatgcaaacaacagaaacacaGTCTCTTTCACTAGTTAGAAAAGCAAATGCTCGAAACCCTTTGGAAGTAATAAATACCAGAGGAATTAAATTAGGGAccaaatattctcattttaatacTAGCCCCTTcagaaagcactttaaaaaatttgcacTGTCTTCTCCTTCAAAATCAGCAGGGAAGTTGCATATACTACATAAAATAGTTAGCTCTCCACTGTTAAATGTGAGAAGTAATTTAACATTAGCTAGATTAAAAAGAACTGAGTTTAAGAGGTTGCAGCACGAAAggtggaaaagagagggaaagccGCACAACCGTGGAACAGTTGATTGGATCTCTAAAAGAAGGAACTTAAGGTTTTTCTGCcagaatcaatttttaaaaaagactgaggGGGGAACAAATGCTGACATCCCACTCCAAGGAAAAAACACAATAGATAATCAGTTTATTTTGCCACCTGAGATCAGAGATGACTCTTTGCAACAGAAGGTGGCGATGTCTGACTTGAAAACACATGCTAATTTAGAGAATAATTTTAAGACAGAAGCAAAGGAGAATGGAACAAATTGCAGCCAAAAAGGTTTTGAAAAGGGATCAAGACTAGGAAATGTATGTCCACATAATTGGAGGTCAAAAACCTTAAAAGATTGTAGAATATTTTTGAGGAAGATCAACTATCTTGAacacaaaaatacttttaagcTAAATACAATCATTTACTCTCCTGAATCTATTGGCAGTGGAACTAATCATCAGACTCACATAGAAGAATCAAAGCGCTTTACCTTAAGATCCCATTCTGCTAggcaaaattcttttaaaaagcaatctaaagaaatagaatatgCTAAAACAAATAGTCCTTCAACCGATAAATTTCCTGGCCAACTTGACAATAGTagattaaataaatgtgttaactATGACAAGAATCCTGATAGTTCTGACGTTCTTAGCAaattgaacaaaagaaaaagaccgCCATGGAAGACCACAGAAATgtcaacaaaaagacataaacgACAGTCTTGCAACAGTGGACAAATGGCAAACTATTATTCAAAATCCCAACTAG CCTCCAGACCTGCTTTGTCTATCTGA
- the LCORL gene encoding ligand-dependent nuclear receptor corepressor-like protein isoform X4 has product MDHGYEETSVYLKDCIPSLDSSQSTPTEELSSQGQSNTEKIECQAENYLNALFRKKDLPQNCDPNIPLVAQELMKKMIRQFAIEYISKSGKIQENRNGSIGPSLICKSIQMNQAENSLQEEQEGPLDLTVNRMQEQNTQQGDGVLDLSTKKTSIKSEESSICDPSSENSMAGSTVDAKSEEATKMEKGKSALSKVLESLCIHHQQQVLAMLKFLVQEQNAASLCYCNTSYTVSSESQKPLIEDDLHGLFCSCEYRLAERGCLQNERQSPGVVPLPVCIKDLHCLSCQTITIEHIMTVVNRGIANSYSSHRCCSGLLPNIHSTKSTFHTPLSSRDVCDVSVSLKDVCRSRSPSPPPLSPVQTEGFEKLKDVVSELSALENNRLEININQPPSLTPAEINSDKTDHEGKIHKTKKFSNSDSLLLEGSGNCTTNQEKGETTVIFQDLMDRINEKLKSIETTDMGNLVKLSSSDCNTDNDLKLRDLIASLLHNAKASDYSFMELLSQHDKKVENKIIQTRFRKRQETLLSVHNSPDSPTFRRQSLQIKRELASLDENFVRKKYTEKNSRKLTRNDEIFSMDREEFCHCQGSLQNSKSLQENNHAETFSPDCALQSLQLPLHSLETNLAFDAFSESFKTTSPGKMSITKLQEKSAPGKRLLQNHRKNPKLENTKTPLKSDVPGLLSRTKRHIVPPGWYSIYVTNNYVFKKSPKAKKISDSVKKKDPVKNTQIESPHNIDLNKIAMNSNLQVVVERLEDTINMAKKSWNNHSLSEGCKTSKKLIEIDGKDQDAGRNMTLTVSRMTCKEQSLSKSVVAASNIKSNHIPTIDLNSKRLDNLGNSSILDTSSLISGVQNVPTKYEAIESSFSSYSSPIKLMFLSEVKSSEGVKYTLTSVGTSKSNADLPSEKYPSHDAIEKQPETNEDIPDANFENYSSSHNGSDTLQGELNKFNCAKETTESPAMFIDDVNSDKPQDKPKENPSNDTDSSFKRKPGRPKKIGPQVVKQIKRPIGRPPKPKTDQTDITICQNESSSTGKKSPESLLSEVKEGIYKKSITVTVIYGRSRRTKRHVSEGTVNISNVISFSNNADFPTECNSLRNIREYKIDSGERSAISTLTTESEILGSGFEYIRPIKNKSVIPQPSKNIIRPNQKPFAVIRKPGRPAKVKISGISVTINRVSPQEREVSISSCLPPLEQENILEKNLAEEKYDHQCNKMDARHTEAAIFKNGSKSMVAAIPLRHSIRDRKPSLHLVHPLASSSSLIYRNTLLRKSYKLHLQKGKSEKEKHRQSRIKIASKGTPGPRNSKNAKMCLEDNKLIPISEVSLDPIISSNPLLRWWAASTSNDSLLEELNNRFEQITNAWVQVSGDEAENCVHKKRECIESDNFKIANPLETCLLELEVSPVKMLFRKKYDLNELCIWFMQTTETQSLSLVRKANARNPLEVINTRGIKLGTKYSHFNTSPFRKHFKKFALSSPSKSAGKLHILHKIVSSPLLNVRSNLTLARLKRTEFKRLQHERWKREGKPHNRGTVDWISKRRNLRFFCQNQFLKKTEGGTNADIPLQGKNTIDNQFILPPEIRDDSLQQKVAMSDLKTHANLENNFKTEAKENGTNCSQKGFEKGSRLGNVCPHNWRSKTLKDCRIFLRKINYLEHKNTFKLNTIIYSPESIGSGTNHQTHIEESKRFTLRSHSARQNSFKKQSKEIEYAKTNSPSTDKFPGQLDNSRLNKCVNYDKNPDSSDVLSKLNKRKRPPWKTTEMSTKRHKRQSCNSGQMANYYSKSQLASRPALSI; this is encoded by the exons ttcaacTGTTGATGCAAAATCAGAGGAAGCtactaaaatggaaaaaggaaaatcagcATTAAGCAAAGTTTTGGAATCTTTGTGCATACATCACCAGCAACAAGTCTTGGCCATGTTGAAATTTCTAGTCCAAGAGCAAAATGCTGCTTCTCTTTGCTATTGTAATACATCATATACTGTGTCTTCAGAATCTCAAAAGCCCCTAATTGAAGATGATTTACATGGTCTATTCTGTAGTTGTGAATATAGGCTGGCAGAAAGAGGGtgtttacaaaatgaaagacaaagccCTGGTGTTGTGCCTCTGCCAGTCTGTATTAAAGATTTACATTGTTTATCTTGCCAAACTATAACTATTGAACACATTATGACAGTAGTGAATAGAGGAATTGCAAACAGTTATAGTTCTCACAGGTGCTGTTCTGGACTATTACCAAACATTCACTCTACAAAATCAACCTTTCACACTCCTCTTTCATCAAGGGACGTATGTGATGTTTCAGTCAGTCTTAAGGATGTTTGTAGATCTCGAAGTCCATCACCCCCACCATTATCACCTGTACAGACGGAaggatttgaaaaattaaaagatgttgTCTCAGAGCTCTCAGCCTTAGAAAATAACAGActtgaaataaacattaaccagcctccctctctcacaccaGCAGAAATAAACAGTGACAAGACTGATCACGaaggtaaaatacataaaactaaaaaattcagcAACTCGGATTCTTTGCTCCTGGAAGGCAGTGGTAATTGTACTACAAATCAGGAAAAAGGTGAAACTACTGTAATTTTTCAAGATTTAATGGATCgtattaatgaaaaattaaaatcaatagaAACTACAGATATGGGAAACCTTGTAAAATTATCTAGCAGTGATTGTAATACagataatgatttaaaattaagAGATTTAATAGCCTCTCTCTTGCATAATGCCAAGGCCAGTGATTACAGTTttatggaattgctgagtcaacaTGATAAAAAGGTAGAGAATAAAATTATTCAGACAAGATTTCGAAAGCGTCAAGAAACTTTACTTTCAGTGCACAACTCTCCTGATTCACCCACGTTTAGAAGGCAGTCTTtgcaaataaaaagagaacttgCCAGTCTTGATGaaaattttgtaagaaaaaaatacactgaaaaaaattcaaggaagTTGACACGCAACGATGAGATATTTTCAATGGACAGAGAAGAATTCTGTCATTGCCAAGGGTCTTTACAAAATTCTAAAAGCTTGCAAGAAAATAATCATGCAGAAACATTTTCACCAGATTGTGCATTGCAGTCATTGCAACTACCTCTTCATAGTTTAGAAACTAACTTAGCTTTTGATGCATTTTCAGAAAGCTTTAAGACAACTTCCCCTGGGAAAATGAGCATAACAAAATTACAGGAGAAATCTGCACCTGGGAAAAGACTTTTGCAAAATCACAGGAAGAATCCAAAACTGGAGAATACCAAAACTCCTTTGAAAAGTGATGTTCCTGGACTTTTGAGCAGAACTAAACGACATATTGTGCCCCCAGGATGGTATTCTATATATGTAAcaaataattatgttttcaaaaaatccCCTAAGGCCAAAAAAATTTCtgattctgtaaaaaaaaaagatccagtgAAAAATACTCAAATTGAAAGCCCACACAATATAGATCTAAACAAAATTGCAATGAATTCCAATTTACAAGTTGTTGTGGAACGTTTGGAAGATACAATAAATATGGCCAAAAAGTCTTGGAATAATCACTCATTATCTGAAGGATGTAAGACATCCAAGAAATTGATAGAAATTGATGGTAAAGATCAAGATGCAGGAAGAAACATGACTCTAACTGTAAGCAGAATGACATGCAAAGAGCAGAGTTTATCAAAATCTGTGGTAGCAGCCAGTAATATCAAAAGCAATCATATACCTACAATAGATTTGAATAGCAAAAGACTTGATAATCTGGGAAATTCATCTATTTTAGATACGAGTAGCTTGATTTCCGGTGTTCAAAATGTGCCAACAAAATACGAGGCCATTGAAAGCTCTTTTTCCAGCTATTCTAGTCCTATCAAACTCATGTTTTTATCTGAGGTTAAAAGCAGTGAAGGAGTCAAATATACTTTAACTTCAGTCGGTACTTCCAAGTCAAATGCTGATCTTCCTTCTGAAAAATATCCAAGTCATGATGCAATTGAAAAACAACCAGAAACAAATGAGGATATCCCAGATGCTAACTTTGAAAATTATAGTTCTAGTCATAATGGTAGTGACACTCTTCAGGGAGAACTAAACAAATTTAATTGTGCAAAAGAAACTACAGAATCCCCTGCAATGTTTATAGATGATGTGAACAGTGATAAGCCACAAGACAAACCTAAGGAAAATCCAAGCAATGATACTGATTCATCTTTTAAACGAAAACCAGGTAGACCTAAAAAGATAGGTCCCCAGGTTGTGAAACAAATTAAGCGGCCAATTGGAAGACCACCAAAACCTAAAACCGATCAAACAGACATCACCATTTGCCAAAATGAATCGTCTAGTACTGGAAAGAAAAGTCCAGAATCCCTCCTATCAGAAGTGAAAGAAGGTATCTATAAAAAGAGTATTACCGTAACTGTTATTTATGGAAGATCAAGAAGAACTAAAAGGCATGTTTCTGAAGGAACTGTAAACATAAGCAATGTTATATCTTTCAGCAATAATGCTGATTTTCCAACTGAATGTAATAGTCTCAGAAATATTAGAGAATACAAAATTGACTCAGGTGAAAGAAGTGCTATTTCAACTTTGACTACTGAAAGTGAGATCTTGGGGTCTGGCTTTGAATATATTAGGCCCATCAAGAACAAGTCTGTGATACCTCAACCTTCCAAGAACATTATCCGACCAAATCAGAAGCCTTTTGCAGTAATTAGGAAGCCTGGTAGACCTGCAAAAGTGAAAATCTCTGGCATATCTGTGACTATTAATAGAGTTTCACCTCAGGAGAGAGAAGTAAGTATTAGCAGCTGTTTGCCTCCTTtagaacaagaaaatatattagagaaaaatctgGCTGAAGAAAAGTATGATCACCAATGCAATAAGATGGACGCAAGGCACACTGAAGCTGCAATATTTAAGAATGGATCAAAAAGTATGGTTGCTGCTATACCTTTGAGACATTCTATTAGGGATAGAAAGCCATCTCTCCATCTCGTACATCCATTAGCATCTTCCAGCTCACTTATTTATAGAAATACTCTGCTCCGTAAATCATATAAACTCCATTTGCAGAAAGGtaaaagtgagaaggaaaaacatAGGCAGTCAAGGATAAAAATAGCTTCAAAAGGTACCCCTGGACCTAGAAattcaaagaatgcaaaaatgtgTTTGGAAGATAACAAATTAATACCCATTTCTGAAGTATCCTTGGACCCTATAATTTCATCAAACCCTTTGCTCAGGTGGTGGGCTGCTTCTACTTCAAATGATTCCTTATTAGAGGAATTAAACAATAGATTTGAGCAAATAACAAATGCTTGGGTGCAAGTGAGTGGAGATGAAGCTGAAAACTGTgttcataaaaaaagagaatgcattGAAAGTGATAATTTCAAAATAGCAAACCCTTTGGAAACCTGTCTTTTAGAACTTGAAGTTTCACCTGTAAAAATGCTTTTTCGGAAAAAGTATGATTTGAATGAACTCTGTATCTGGTTTatgcaaacaacagaaacacaGTCTCTTTCACTAGTTAGAAAAGCAAATGCTCGAAACCCTTTGGAAGTAATAAATACCAGAGGAATTAAATTAGGGAccaaatattctcattttaatacTAGCCCCTTcagaaagcactttaaaaaatttgcacTGTCTTCTCCTTCAAAATCAGCAGGGAAGTTGCATATACTACATAAAATAGTTAGCTCTCCACTGTTAAATGTGAGAAGTAATTTAACATTAGCTAGATTAAAAAGAACTGAGTTTAAGAGGTTGCAGCACGAAAggtggaaaagagagggaaagccGCACAACCGTGGAACAGTTGATTGGATCTCTAAAAGAAGGAACTTAAGGTTTTTCTGCcagaatcaatttttaaaaaagactgaggGGGGAACAAATGCTGACATCCCACTCCAAGGAAAAAACACAATAGATAATCAGTTTATTTTGCCACCTGAGATCAGAGATGACTCTTTGCAACAGAAGGTGGCGATGTCTGACTTGAAAACACATGCTAATTTAGAGAATAATTTTAAGACAGAAGCAAAGGAGAATGGAACAAATTGCAGCCAAAAAGGTTTTGAAAAGGGATCAAGACTAGGAAATGTATGTCCACATAATTGGAGGTCAAAAACCTTAAAAGATTGTAGAATATTTTTGAGGAAGATCAACTATCTTGAacacaaaaatacttttaagcTAAATACAATCATTTACTCTCCTGAATCTATTGGCAGTGGAACTAATCATCAGACTCACATAGAAGAATCAAAGCGCTTTACCTTAAGATCCCATTCTGCTAggcaaaattcttttaaaaagcaatctaaagaaatagaatatgCTAAAACAAATAGTCCTTCAACCGATAAATTTCCTGGCCAACTTGACAATAGTagattaaataaatgtgttaactATGACAAGAATCCTGATAGTTCTGACGTTCTTAGCAaattgaacaaaagaaaaagaccgCCATGGAAGACCACAGAAATgtcaacaaaaagacataaacgACAGTCTTGCAACAGTGGACAAATGGCAAACTATTATTCAAAATCCCAACTAG CCTCCAGACCTGCTTTGTCTATCTGA